The Candidatus Zixiibacteriota bacterium genome contains the following window.
GGAAATCGAGAAAGTCCTGTTTGAAGGGGAGAATGCGCTCGGAAAGTTTGTCCGCTTGAAGAACCGCGAGTTCGAGGTGGTCGGTGTCTACGAAGAGGCCGAATCTAATTTCGGTAACGACTACTGGAATCGGCTGATCAGCATTCCGCTCAGCACCTACGCCAAGTGGCTGCCGTTTGACAAGGCGCTGACCCTTGAGGTGCGGGCGGTAACGCGCGCGAAGATTCCCCAGGCGATGGAGGAAATCATACAGGCCCTCCGTATACACCGCCGCGTCCCGTTCGGCAACCCCAACAACTTCCATCTCTCCACGCAGGAACAGTTCAAAGAGCAGGCGGAACAGATAACGGATGTCATCTATGTCATCATGATCGTGATTACCTCGGTCGGCCTGCTGGTCGGGGGTATCGGGGTAATGAACATAATGCTCGTCTCCGTCACGGAACGCACCCGCGAAATCGGTGTCCGCAAGGCAATCGGCGCCAAGCGATCCAACATCCTGCTACAGTTTTTGACCGAGGCGATGTCCCTTTCCGGTCTTGGTGGTGTAGTCGGGGTGGTGGTGGGGGTCGCTCTTGGACTGATCTTGAACAATTCCTTCGGTTTCCCCGTCACTCTGCCAATATTCTGGATCGTCGTCGGATTTGTGGTGTCGGTGTCGGTCGGACTCGTGTCGGGAGTTTATCCCGCTTTCAAGGCGGCGCGCCTCGATCCGATAGAGGCTCTCCGGTACGAGTGATTCCGAACCGGGGTAGCGTAGAAAAAATTGCTCGCGCCACGTGCTGTCGGGTGACCCTGCCCGGCGGACCTGACCCTGCGACGGTCGGCCATCTTGCGGAAGGGCATGACTCCATCCGCGGTCAGTGTTTTTGATTATTGCCCGCGATTCCCGACGCCCTTAGATTGGAA
Protein-coding sequences here:
- a CDS encoding ABC transporter permease: MLLSPAEIRDAVNMALASVRANKFRSFLTILGVMVGVGAVISMASVVNGLNLAAEAEIDMMGSNVIMVERFGPGVDYDDLTEEERSRPYPTEEEAEVILANCPSVDGVAPQNHWFFDGGNDLKYKNRKFSNATFNGTWPDLIKVRDIDMRSGRFISETDIQFRTEVCVIGTEIEKVLFEGENALGKFVRLKNREFEVVGVYEEAESNFGNDYWNRLISIPLSTYAKWLPFDKALTLEVRAVTRAKIPQAMEEIIQALRIHRRVPFGNPNNFHLSTQEQFKEQAEQITDVIYVIMIVITSVGLLVGGIGVMNIMLVSVTERTREIGVRKAIGAKRSNILLQFLTEAMSLSGLGGVVGVVVGVALGLILNNSFGFPVTLPIFWIVVGFVVSVSVGLVSGVYPAFKAARLDPIEALRYE